One window of the Desulfolucanica intricata genome contains the following:
- the rpe gene encoding ribulose-phosphate 3-epimerase, translated as MIKVAPSILSADFANLLEDVQKVEIAGADWLHIDVMDGHFVPNITIGPLIVNALRPHSKLLFDVHLMIENPDRYIEQFIQAGADLITVHAEACLHLHRTVALIKEKGVRVGVALNPATPLDVVEYVLSMLDLVLLMTVNPGFGGQAFIPEVLPKVEKLKTMIQNRGVNPEIQVDGGVNIKTAPLIVQAGAGVLVAGSAVFGAGDPIKAVQELKRAAKC; from the coding sequence GTGATTAAGGTTGCTCCCTCAATTCTTTCAGCAGATTTTGCGAATCTTTTGGAAGATGTGCAAAAAGTAGAGATAGCCGGAGCGGATTGGCTGCATATAGATGTTATGGACGGACACTTTGTACCTAATATTACCATCGGCCCTCTAATTGTAAATGCTTTGAGACCACACAGTAAGTTATTGTTCGATGTGCATTTAATGATTGAAAATCCTGATCGGTATATTGAGCAATTTATACAGGCCGGGGCTGATTTAATTACTGTACATGCCGAAGCCTGTTTGCATTTGCATCGTACTGTAGCTTTAATCAAGGAAAAAGGTGTACGGGTAGGGGTAGCCTTAAATCCGGCTACTCCGCTGGATGTAGTTGAATATGTTCTTTCAATGTTGGATTTAGTACTATTGATGACAGTTAATCCGGGTTTTGGCGGACAAGCCTTTATTCCGGAAGTTCTCCCTAAAGTTGAAAAGTTGAAAACTATGATCCAAAATAGGGGGGTAAATCCTGAGATACAGGTTGACGGGGGGGTAAATATAAAGACCGCTCCGTTAATAGTACAGGCAGGTGCCGGAGTTTTAGTAGCAGGCTCAGCAGTTTTTGGAGCTGGCGATCCCATTAAGGCGGTGCAGGAGCTTAAAAGAGCAGCAAAATGTTAA
- the rsgA gene encoding ribosome small subunit-dependent GTPase A yields MWVEGIIIKGYGGFYYVRDQEKFIWECKPRGRFKKENQQILVGDRVQIKPLNNNKGVVEKILPRFTELMRPPVANIDRAVIVFALKEPEPNLNLLDRFILLSETSKVTPVICFNKADLVPAEEIKAIVNNYNSIGYRVLVTSIKTGEGIEELKVILKDHLTVFAGPSGVGKSSLLNAVQPGLSLKTGEISTKLKRGKHTTRHVELLELLMGGYVADTPGFSSLYLPHIPKEELAEYFPEMDNYWNKCRFNGCLHFREPDCAVKEAVECGAISNIRYEHYKIFLEEVMSQERRYNK; encoded by the coding sequence ATGTGGGTAGAGGGTATTATCATTAAGGGTTACGGGGGCTTTTACTATGTTAGAGATCAAGAGAAGTTTATCTGGGAATGTAAGCCGCGAGGGCGCTTTAAGAAGGAAAATCAGCAGATTTTAGTTGGTGACCGGGTGCAAATTAAACCGCTTAACAATAATAAAGGAGTAGTTGAAAAGATTTTACCCCGCTTTACCGAATTAATGCGTCCTCCGGTGGCCAACATCGACCGGGCAGTAATTGTTTTTGCTCTGAAAGAACCTGAGCCTAATCTAAATTTGCTGGATCGGTTTATTCTTCTTTCTGAAACCAGCAAAGTTACACCGGTAATTTGCTTTAATAAAGCTGACCTGGTGCCGGCTGAAGAAATAAAAGCAATTGTTAATAATTATAATTCTATTGGCTATAGGGTACTGGTTACAAGCATCAAAACCGGTGAAGGTATCGAGGAACTAAAAGTTATTCTAAAGGATCATCTAACAGTATTTGCCGGTCCCTCCGGAGTAGGCAAGTCCAGCCTTTTAAATGCTGTTCAGCCCGGCCTAAGTTTAAAAACCGGTGAAATCAGTACAAAACTTAAGCGTGGTAAACATACTACCAGGCATGTAGAGCTTCTTGAACTGTTAATGGGTGGATATGTTGCTGATACTCCGGGTTTCTCCAGTTTATATTTACCACATATACCCAAAGAAGAGCTGGCAGAGTATTTTCCCGAGATGGATAATTACTGGAACAAATGTCGTTTTAACGGCTGCCTACATTTTCGTGAACCTGATTGTGCGGTTAAAGAAGCGGTTGAGTGCGGGGCAATCAGTAATATCCGATATGAGCACTATAAGATATTTTTAGAAGAAGTAATGTCTCAAGAAAGGAGATATAATAAGTGA
- the pknB gene encoding Stk1 family PASTA domain-containing Ser/Thr kinase — protein sequence MIGKRLGNRFEIIEQLGGGGMAVVYKGKDSYLNRLVTIKVLRPEFASDEEFVRSFRREAQAVASLSHPNIVNIHDVGQEGDIQYLVMEYVEGDNLKNVIKNKRILLPAEAVQLAVQVCDALEHAHENNIIHRDVKPHNILITNTGKAILTDFGIARETTAATLTQTDSIVGSVHYLSPEQAQGEEAGRKSDIYSLGIVMYEMLTGTLPFTGDTPVSVALKHIKDEPVPLKDINPDVPRELQEVVLRAMSKDPNQRQQSAGELARQLIAVKLTVNGGEEDLDATRVIPAEDFKTKLIPAVKPEDKTSVKDTNRKLTPKKDHKNMRPLTWLAAAIILIGLTVGGAMALHNFLNVPDFKVPDLTGRNYIDAKSYLEENGLKVKKEEKYSDKPKGTVIDQSIGPNDPAVPMHQGRVITLTVSKGQEMISIPNLIGKTKQDADNLLRNKGLILVEGSPVFSDEIMKGSIAEQRPGAGEKVPKGSEITVSVSKGRELITHRMPDLAGKTLQEAETLLAQLNLKISSEINYEESEQFLEGYIMAQTPQQGSQVQEGSVVSVTISKGPGPLPRDADVEIDVTDDGAEHIVKIEVVDFRGTTTPYVATHSPGEKVVKTVRYYGQATIRVYLDNEIVYEKTMD from the coding sequence ATGATCGGTAAACGTTTGGGGAACCGGTTCGAAATCATCGAGCAGCTGGGCGGCGGGGGAATGGCTGTAGTTTATAAGGGGAAAGACAGTTACCTCAATCGCCTGGTAACAATTAAAGTATTAAGACCGGAATTTGCATCTGATGAAGAATTTGTCAGAAGTTTTCGGCGGGAAGCACAAGCTGTTGCCAGCTTATCTCATCCCAATATTGTAAACATACATGATGTGGGACAGGAAGGCGATATCCAGTACCTGGTGATGGAATACGTAGAAGGGGATAATCTAAAAAATGTAATAAAGAATAAAAGGATTTTATTGCCGGCTGAGGCTGTTCAATTGGCTGTGCAGGTATGTGATGCTTTAGAGCATGCTCATGAAAATAATATCATTCACCGGGATGTAAAGCCGCATAATATACTTATTACTAATACAGGAAAAGCAATATTGACTGATTTCGGAATTGCCCGGGAGACCACTGCGGCAACACTAACCCAAACGGATAGCATTGTAGGCTCCGTACATTATCTATCCCCAGAACAAGCGCAGGGAGAGGAAGCCGGTCGTAAATCGGATATCTATTCATTAGGGATAGTTATGTACGAGATGCTTACCGGTACACTACCTTTCACCGGAGATACTCCTGTTTCAGTGGCACTAAAACATATTAAGGATGAACCGGTTCCTCTAAAAGATATTAATCCTGATGTACCCCGTGAACTTCAAGAAGTAGTTTTAAGGGCTATGAGTAAAGATCCTAATCAGCGTCAGCAGTCCGCCGGCGAACTGGCACGGCAATTAATAGCCGTAAAACTTACCGTAAACGGTGGAGAAGAAGATTTAGATGCAACCAGGGTCATTCCGGCAGAGGATTTTAAAACTAAGCTGATACCTGCAGTTAAACCCGAAGACAAGACGTCTGTGAAAGACACCAACAGAAAACTAACACCTAAAAAAGACCACAAAAATATGCGACCTTTAACCTGGTTAGCTGCAGCCATTATATTAATAGGACTAACGGTGGGCGGGGCAATGGCCCTACATAATTTTTTGAATGTACCCGATTTTAAGGTGCCGGATTTAACAGGAAGAAATTATATAGATGCTAAAAGCTATTTAGAAGAGAACGGCCTTAAAGTTAAAAAAGAAGAAAAATATTCTGATAAACCAAAGGGAACGGTAATTGACCAAAGTATTGGTCCGAATGATCCTGCAGTTCCAATGCACCAGGGTAGAGTTATAACTTTAACAGTTAGTAAGGGGCAAGAAATGATAAGTATCCCTAATTTAATTGGAAAAACAAAACAGGATGCGGATAATCTCCTTCGTAACAAAGGATTAATTCTAGTTGAAGGTTCACCGGTATTTAGCGATGAAATAATGAAAGGTAGCATAGCAGAACAAAGACCCGGTGCTGGAGAAAAAGTACCAAAGGGAAGTGAGATAACTGTTTCCGTCAGTAAGGGTCGTGAACTTATTACTCACCGGATGCCAGATTTGGCTGGTAAGACTCTTCAAGAAGCTGAAACTTTACTGGCACAATTAAACTTAAAAATAAGTAGTGAAATCAATTACGAGGAAAGTGAGCAGTTTTTAGAAGGTTATATAATGGCCCAAACTCCGCAGCAGGGTTCACAAGTTCAAGAAGGTTCTGTTGTGAGTGTGACTATTAGCAAGGGTCCGGGTCCGCTGCCCAGAGATGCAGATGTTGAAATAGATGTAACAGATGATGGTGCAGAACATATTGTGAAAATAGAGGTTGTTGATTTTCGTGGGACAACTACACCTTACGTAGCTACGCATTCGCCCGGCGAAAAAGTAGTTAAAACTGTACGTTATTATGGGCAAGCTACTATTAGGGTTTATTTGGACAATGAGATTGTATATGAGAAAACTATGGATTAA
- a CDS encoding peptidoglycan D,D-transpeptidase FtsI family protein: MKKNILRMSYLLLGAFCFLILYLGYIQIIKGPELTASTQNKRLLYFEKSIHRGGIYDRSGEVLAYSEKEGSRKRVYPKGAFTAPVIGFISERYGRSGIESAADRYLLGITTGGRFDKFISRISNKDLKGYDLVLTLDASIQELAMNLLGQRKGAVVVLNPQNGDVLALASSPTFDPSQIDAQWSNLSKNPDSPLLNRATQGAYPPGSTFKIITEAAALTDSSEVAGRDFNCPGYLSINGFKLKDNAVHGRIDLTEALAVSCNTTFAELGLTLGDKKLVNGAKAFGFGQDPGLEIPVRVSTISSGKELAGAKLAATAIGQGEVLASPLQMALAAAAVANNGIIMKPHLISEVRDGAGNVIYRYKTGEWLNAVTRPVAEEIKRGMEEAVTAGTAKKAAINGIRVAGKTGSAENPNGPTHAWFIGFAPVENPKLAVAVIVENAGSGGNVAAPVARDIISAFVSD; encoded by the coding sequence ATGAAGAAAAATATTTTAAGAATGAGTTACTTATTGCTAGGTGCTTTTTGCTTTTTAATCTTGTATTTGGGATACATTCAAATAATTAAAGGTCCTGAGCTTACTGCAAGTACTCAAAATAAACGACTTTTATATTTTGAAAAGTCAATTCATAGGGGTGGAATTTATGACCGCAGCGGTGAGGTTTTAGCTTATTCGGAGAAAGAAGGCAGCCGTAAAAGAGTTTATCCGAAAGGAGCGTTTACGGCTCCTGTAATCGGTTTTATTTCCGAACGTTACGGAAGAAGCGGTATTGAGTCAGCGGCCGACCGCTACCTCCTAGGTATTACAACCGGTGGACGTTTTGATAAATTTATCAGCCGAATATCCAATAAGGATTTAAAGGGATATGATTTGGTTCTAACCCTGGATGCTTCCATTCAGGAGCTGGCTATGAACCTACTAGGACAGCGTAAAGGAGCTGTAGTAGTATTAAATCCACAAAACGGAGATGTGTTGGCCCTTGCGTCCAGTCCAACATTTGATCCTTCACAAATTGATGCTCAGTGGTCAAATTTATCAAAAAACCCTGACAGCCCATTATTAAACCGTGCTACTCAGGGGGCTTATCCACCGGGTTCTACTTTTAAAATTATTACTGAGGCGGCAGCATTAACTGATAGTTCTGAAGTTGCCGGCCGGGATTTTAATTGTCCCGGATATTTAAGCATTAATGGTTTTAAATTAAAGGATAATGCTGTACATGGAAGGATAGATCTAACAGAAGCACTGGCAGTTTCCTGTAACACAACCTTTGCTGAACTGGGGCTTACTTTAGGAGATAAGAAATTGGTAAATGGGGCTAAAGCTTTTGGTTTTGGGCAAGATCCCGGCTTGGAAATACCCGTAAGGGTAAGTACAATCTCCTCCGGAAAAGAACTGGCGGGTGCTAAACTGGCAGCTACTGCCATCGGGCAGGGAGAAGTTTTGGCCAGCCCGCTTCAAATGGCTTTAGCAGCGGCCGCAGTGGCAAATAACGGAATAATTATGAAGCCGCATCTAATATCCGAGGTCCGTGACGGGGCAGGAAACGTAATTTACAGATATAAAACCGGGGAGTGGTTAAACGCTGTTACACGACCTGTGGCAGAGGAAATAAAGCGAGGCATGGAAGAGGCGGTAACTGCCGGTACAGCGAAAAAAGCAGCAATTAACGGAATTAGAGTGGCAGGTAAAACCGGTTCTGCAGAAAATCCTAACGGGCCGACACATGCTTGGTTTATTGGTTTTGCCCCGGTAGAAAACCCAAAATTAGCTGTTGCAGTTATAGTTGAAAACGCCGGCTCCGGTGGGAATGTTGCTGCACCGGTGGCCAGGGATATAATATCAGCATTTGTTTCAGATTAA